In one window of Blastopirellula marina DNA:
- a CDS encoding DUF4870 domain-containing protein — MMSSDFSNPYEPGDSEEVTQDDRNMALLCHILGLLTNVFGPLILWILMKDKSAFVDFHGKQAINFQITLILAYMASGVLMCVYVGILLAMATFAIQVIFTILPAMKAYEGQRYVIPVAIPFLR; from the coding sequence ATGATGTCGTCAGATTTCTCGAATCCGTATGAACCTGGGGACTCTGAGGAAGTAACCCAAGACGATCGCAACATGGCCCTGTTGTGTCATATCCTGGGGCTGCTGACCAACGTGTTCGGTCCGCTGATTCTGTGGATCTTGATGAAGGACAAATCCGCGTTCGTCGATTTCCACGGCAAGCAGGCCATCAACTTTCAAATCACGCTCATTCTGGCCTACATGGCCTCCGGTGTGCTGATGTGCGTTTACGTCGGGATCCTGTTAGCGATGGCAACCTTCGCTATCCAAGTTATCTTCACGATCTTGCCAGCGATGAAGGCCTACGAAGGCCAGCGATATGTCATTCCCGTCGCGATTCCCTTTTTGCGCTAA
- a CDS encoding PQQ-dependent sugar dehydrogenase, with the protein MNRLLRLFCVLPMIVLLAVPAMAQKKEVEGPPIPNDPVLPVVPKKTFTNLRIRRPVSITHAGDGTNRVFFAEQQGVILAVPNDPQVEEAEVFLDIEDSVRFNPKQNEEGLLGLAFHPNFKENGEFFLYYTVKKGLVSHVSRFKTKDGKGDPASEEVLLTIEQPFWNHNGGSIEFGPDGYLYIGLGDGGSGNDPNGNGQNLGTWLGSILRIDVDKKENGKNYGIPADNPFVSTKGAKPEIYAYGLRNVWRLTFDRETGACWVGDVGQGLWEEIDIITNGGNYGWNVREGLHPFSDEFAKPGAKYIDPIFEYHHNVGKSITSGFVYRGKKVPQLVGKFLYADYVAGKVWALEYDYETKKVGKNYRIEEPSNPPVVCFGETEDGEVLMCAIFGDYGSIYEFTAAE; encoded by the coding sequence ATGAATCGTTTGCTTCGATTGTTTTGTGTGCTTCCGATGATCGTCCTGTTGGCTGTGCCTGCTATGGCGCAGAAGAAAGAGGTCGAGGGTCCGCCGATCCCGAACGATCCGGTCCTGCCGGTGGTGCCAAAGAAGACCTTCACCAACCTGCGAATTCGCCGCCCGGTTTCGATCACCCATGCTGGCGACGGCACCAACCGCGTCTTCTTCGCCGAACAGCAAGGCGTCATCCTCGCCGTGCCGAACGATCCTCAGGTGGAAGAAGCGGAAGTCTTCCTTGATATCGAAGACTCGGTTCGCTTCAACCCGAAACAAAACGAAGAAGGCCTGCTAGGGCTGGCGTTCCACCCGAACTTCAAAGAGAACGGCGAGTTCTTTCTGTACTACACCGTAAAGAAGGGGCTGGTCTCGCACGTCTCACGATTCAAGACGAAAGACGGCAAGGGGGATCCGGCCTCGGAAGAAGTGCTGCTGACTATCGAACAGCCGTTCTGGAACCACAACGGCGGTAGCATCGAGTTCGGTCCGGATGGTTACCTGTACATTGGCCTGGGTGACGGCGGCAGTGGTAACGATCCGAATGGCAACGGCCAGAACCTGGGTACCTGGCTAGGTTCGATCTTGCGAATTGATGTCGACAAAAAAGAGAACGGCAAGAACTACGGCATCCCGGCCGACAATCCGTTTGTCAGCACCAAAGGAGCCAAGCCAGAGATCTACGCCTATGGCCTGCGAAACGTTTGGCGTTTGACCTTCGACCGTGAAACCGGGGCCTGCTGGGTTGGCGACGTGGGGCAGGGCCTATGGGAAGAAATCGACATCATCACCAACGGCGGTAACTATGGCTGGAACGTGCGAGAAGGTTTGCATCCGTTCTCCGATGAGTTCGCCAAGCCAGGTGCCAAGTACATCGATCCGATCTTCGAGTACCACCACAACGTCGGCAAGTCGATCACCAGCGGCTTTGTTTACCGCGGCAAGAAGGTGCCCCAACTGGTCGGCAAGTTTTTGTACGCCGACTACGTGGCCGGCAAGGTCTGGGCGCTCGAGTACGACTACGAGACCAAAAAGGTCGGCAAGAACTATCGCATCGAAGAGCCCTCGAACCCACCGGTCGTTTGCTTTGGCGAAACGGAAGATGGCGAAGTGCTGATGTGTGCGATCTTCGGCGACTACGGCTCGATTTACGAGTTCACTGCTGCTGAGTAA